DNA sequence from the Coregonus clupeaformis isolate EN_2021a chromosome 30, ASM2061545v1, whole genome shotgun sequence genome:
ctgccagtaagttactgtCAAAATTTTACAAATACAGTGTGTTACCGTAAATTCCAGAAAAACtttggtttaacagtacattactgATTGTCCTTCCTGACCACCTTCGGAGGTAGTCAGGCACTCCTTGTGTCTGGATATCAATCAATTGTAAATAGATCTGGATGGTCAAACCATTTAAATTAATATACCAgcctctaaaatcattgacaggtagGTAGCACCATTGATTTATGGCATCAGTAATTgtctttaaaataaataaatattatttttaaTTTGCATACAGAGAGGCACAAGCTAATCTGGTCAAAATGCATACACAGTGGATGGATAAGAGACACATGTGACACAAAGTGTAGACGGCACAAACCTTGATCAGATAGTGATTGGATGACGAAACTCACATGTTAGCGCATAGTGTAAACAAGGCTTCTGTTTGCATCCTGATCCTGGAACTCATTGCAAGCTGAGAACGCCAATGTCTGTTATTTGCCTGCATTGGCAGCAAGCGTCAACTGACAGAAAGTCACTTCTACCCAGTGGCACTcatgggaaagagaggagagacattGTGTGACTTTTCCCAGCAAGTAGCTTCCTGCCATTGAAGTGAAAGGGAAAATATGATGAGTTTCCCAAGCAAAAGCATTTAGCCTAAGTATTTGGCATTACTGAAGGGTAGAACTTCTGTCGAATTGTTCTTAGAAAAGGGAAAGAGTAGGAGTATGTGCTTGTCCAGGGATAGACATAAGAAGAGTTGAAGTTGACATAGTTAATTGCCTTATGATGAGTTTATGTTAGAGAGGGTGAGTTATCAGCCAGGGCTTTGGTCTGATGGTCGCTGAGGGTTGTTCTCCCAGTGTGTCTGATGTATAAGTAAACTATAGGGAGGCCCTGTTGCAGTAGACTGTATCAATATACCTAGTCTTTTTGGTACTCCATCAAATTGCGAAGGAGACCCTTGGAAGAGAAGTGGCTTCACAGCACATACTGATGATAAACACAGAGAAAGGTAGGGCTTTCTCAAATCTGCAGATTTATCTCTGGGTCCAAAGGAAAataggggtgagaggagagagacttgtaaaaacaaaaacatagaTATAATATGTATAAATTGTCGGTTCAAAACAAAAGGTTTTGTTCAACCCAAAATATAGACTGCCTTTTGACATGGGCAGCCAGGGGTAGTCCACACTGCAGAGCGACACTTTAAAACTGAATCAATGCTGCATTCTAGTGGCCATATAATAAGGTAGTAACCCATGATTATAATGACGATGACTTGTACAAGTGGTAGAACTCTCTTCTCACATATGGGGTCAGTTTAGAGCTGAAATGGCATTGAGTGAACCTACTCATTTTTGGAAAGAATTGGTCGTACTTAACTTTATCCAAATTCAGATGTGTCCCTTTGGCACTGGAGAGATCATCAATAGATTAAACTAACTTTTTCCAAAAGTATCATCTACATTTCAGTTTATATGTGGCAGTGCTTCTTAACTCTCCAATTTGGTGCTGGCCAGCCACTGCACAAAGTCTTCAGCCTGGATGTTATCCAGGTCACAGAGTGAAATCTCTAGTGAATGGCTTCGGAAGTTGTTGATGACATTTTGTCCTTTTTACAGCTCATGTACGCCACCTGGGAAAGACAAGGAGTGAGTAATGTTAACCACACAACAAATAGAGTCAAGGAGAAAAGTAGTACATCATAGAATCAAAACAGgagtttgtgttttatttttttaatgtataTTTTAATtgactttttgttgttgtataaAACATTTTTGTCCACTTTAGGCAACAGTTAGCATAAGAGTAATTATCACAGCTTTGAGATGAAGTCCAACCAAACCTCAGTCCATCTTTTCAGTCACACACACCtctgctctcacacacagacacatacaaacaTAATAATCATATAATCACATAGTGGGTTGGAGCTCATTTAGTGCAGTGGTCCCAAACCTAAATCTATTCATAGGAAGCCAAAGACGAAGACTCAACAATAGgcagctattcagtttcactcacCAATTACTTAGAGGCTGGAACTGTGTCAAGGTAAGCAATGGTGGAAAATACATCTATTTGAATGAGAAGATCACCACAAGTCTTCAGAATGAATCAGAGCTGGGGTCTCCTATAAAATCTTCTAGAAACTGGTGGATGAAGACAGCAACGAATCAGGTTTGAAACCACTGCTTTGGTGCAACTCTTAATCATTATTATATTGTTAATACAACAAATGAAGGCAAAAAGACATATCAGAAACCTCATGCACAGCATCTCATCCTGTGTTAGTTAGGCCCATATACAGTACATGATACACTGGGCAAGATGTCTACAAGCTTTAAAATAGATCAGTCAAGCGAAGATGAAGACTGTGCATGATGAGTCAGCACACTCACATACATAGGCCAgtacaaacacacatcacaaaaatacatttaaaagacCAAAATATGTTATAGGATTGCATTTACATATACTGACAACCTATACAGTATGTCATTCAAAGCAATTATCATAATTCGCAGACAGTGCAATAGTCATTGCATCCCTGTGTCAGAGGGTTTAATGTAATGCTTCCCTCGCCACAGAAATGGTTGGTTACAATGCCATTTCTGTGGATTTCAGATCAAACTTTCAATCAGAAACGTTCATGATTCAACGTCCATCAAGATACATGTAGTTCTTGAAATTATATATTTCTCATAATGTCAGGAAAAAGTAAAAAATGTTTTAACCTATAACAGCACCTTTTAGGAAATATGACTAATTGTATGCACCCCccaacacactcaaacacacacaaagacacaatcGAACAACgtgcacacacattcatacacacccAACAAAACGAATGCAATTCAGGTTTTGTCATATCCTCTTTACATAATTTAGCAACATCATATAATtattctgtatttctgtattactACTTCAAACAGCTTTAGGCTTTCAGTTTCTTTTAActcgttaaataaaaaataacgtCGTATAACGTAAAATAGCTGTGTTTCATAGAGAATCCTGGAACTCTCCCCCTATAGACTCATTATATGAGGTGAAGATGTGACGGCTAAGGGAGGTCTATTTTGTCCCTTCAGCATTACATGGTCACAGCTTCACATGGACTCTGACCACCTGTAGAATGATCTGACATGCTAACTAAAAAACAAAGACAGGTTTCTTTCATTCATTGATTAAACAGAGATCACAGAGACTTCTGTTGTTGCTCAATATCAACAGCATCCCAATTTTACAAAGACACATTGTTAAAAGAAGTGTAATAACGTCATAACATTGTAATGGTCACTATTATAGGTAAACTTGTCTTTTAATAAATAAACTGTGTTTGCATGAGAGGTCTAAGGTAGGTAGATCTGGAGAGACGCTATTTAGAAAGAGGAGCCGGTGCAAACCTTCTGATCTTTacaaatgttttaccattttgcCCCAATGCAGCGAGGGGCACATACCACCCTGTCCTTAGACAGACCACAACATACACATAGATCAAACAAGCAGCTCTTTCAGCTCTGCCATGCCCATTTCAAACACTTATACAGTACACCAAAAACAAGTATTTCCAGGATTGTTTGTTAGGTCTATTCTCAGTCGGGGGGATGATTAGTACTGCCAGTGGCCCTAATTTGGCTTCAAAGTTTACAGCTAAACAGCTGGAAAATGTGTACCAGACCAGTGTGACATTTACAATGCTAGCCAATTAGTCAAACTTATTCAACTGGTGTTTATTATATCGCTCTACGGTATACAACAGGGCACATATTCTTCTTAACCCCACCGTCCTGTTTTAATCAAGCCATTGGAATCCACTGAATGATTCTGAAATGCTCCCTTGACCAATGTCTCCAAGAGCAAATGTTAACACTCACACCACCACATCATCTCTTTGTGGTGCCGGGAACTAAAAACAATAATACTTAGTTCTCAATTACTGAGTTACACCTCCCACAGAAATATTCGTGCTTCTGGAGTCATTTCTTTCGTTAAGGCCAACaaggcttcgtcccaaatggcaccgtattccctacatagtgcactacttttgaccagagtcctatgggccttggacaaaagtagtgcactatatagggaatagggtgccatttggggcaggTTCCATTATCTCCACCCCCGTTAGAATAAGAGCATTTCATTGACTTACAACTGAACTGACAGTTCTACTGCAGGGGAAAGATCTGTGTGTGCTTTCAGGATGATTTCCCCTCCTTCACTTTATTTTAATGGACATGCTCATTTCTTCCAAATAGATGTTTGTAGTAATGACAGTTACTAATATGAATTCTAACCTGTAACATCATAGTCATTGTCTATCCATGTAGTGTAGGCTTTATTCAGCGCAAAATGAAGCTATTGTGCAAAACATCTGCAGAGGTGCTAGTACTAAACCTCAGGGGGCAGTGGTGGGTACAACTCTCCTTCTGTGGCCAGACAAGCCTCCTCCTGACACTGCCCTTCTAAGGAGCTTTGCTGGGGGCTGCATGGTAACTCCTTAGCCCCCATGCCATTCTCTGAGCACAGAGCCACCGGTGGCGAAAACTCGGCCTCATCCTGCCCGCAGGTATTACCTCTATCCTCATCCCTCCCTCGCTGCTCTCCTCCCCCTGGTTCTCTCTCTACACACGCCTCCTCCTGCCCAGGCAGAGACTTGTGAAATGTCTCGTTCTCCATGGGACCTATCTGGTAGTAGAGCAGGGAGGAGGCCGGGTCTTTGAGGCCACCACAGGGGTTGTCCCcttccccctccccatctccctcctggTTCTCTGTGATGCAGAGAAGGGTAGCCCCAGTGGGGAACGGGCCCTGGAGGAGGGAGATCGGGACCCCCTCCACCCCAACCCCCACCCCTGTGTCCCCACACATCTCCCCCTGCAGGGCCCCAGGCAGGAGGCACAAAGCCTGCTCCCCCaggccccctcctccccccctgccCCGctttgcctcctcctcctcctcttcctccctcatcctctcctGCTCCTCTGCACTTTGCAGGTGGAGCACAGCGGTCTCGTTCTCCCGCTCCAGGCAGGCCTGGTCAGTCAGGAGGTCCTGGGCCTCTAAGACCATCtggacctctctctcctctgtctctaactcaGAGTCCAGGCCATGGGCCCCTGTGGACAGGTGAAGGTCTGGGGAGGGAGGCctggtggaggagggggaggagagcagGTCAGACTCTGCATACTGTTCCCCCCCGACCCCCGCCTTCTGCCCCATCAGCCTCCTCTTCTCCAGGTCCAGCTTCATGATGGTATGCATGTAGTGTGTTCGCACGCGGAGAGGATTGAACTCGATGCGGCCTGCCGAGTTCCCACAGCCATCCCGAGAGCAGCCACAGGGAAAAGACATCCTGTCCACCTAGAAAGagaacaacatttgagagaatatACACAGTCATAAAATATTCAGCAAAGGCAATTTGTCTGTAAGACATTGATTTGCTGTTTATCTTTATACTAATTCTGCCAAATGTTTTAGGGAAGGGACgcaatactcgttagtatcgtggttaaggaaacaaaacacgaagcggatGTAAcctctttaggaaaacagccctaatgttggaaacatcCAGAGTCAcagttatttattttccaagctatagcacacaataatttacatacagcaggtttttaaaggaccaaagagtttggtcttcttcgtgttttcatttttgccatggataAAAATATTGTGATACTGGTATCATTACAGCCCTAATATGTACCGAGTGCTGCACAGATACAGTACCTCTCAACTCTATAGCCTTCTGTTATAATCTCCTtattacgcacaaacacacactacattgacactcccacacaaaacccacacacattcacatacactatatatgcacacaaacacacacacatacagtaccagtcaaatgtttggacacatctactcattccagggtttttctttatttttactattttctacattgtagaataatagtgaagacatcaaaactatgaaataacacatatggaatcatgtagtaaccaaaaaagtgttaaacaaatcaaaatatattttatatttgagattcttcaaatagccaccctttgccttgatgacagctttgcacactcttggcattctctcaaccagcttcacctggaatccttttccaacagtcttgaaggagttcccacatatgctgagcacttgttggctgcttttccttcactctgcagtccaactcatcccaaaccatctcaattgggttgaggtcgtggggttgtggaggccaggtcatctgatgcagcattccaatcactctccttcttggtaaaataacccttacacagcctggaggtgtgttgggtcattgtcctgttgaaaaacaaatgatagttccactaagcccaaaccagatgggatggcatatcgctgcagaatgctgtggtagccatgcaggttaagtgtgccttgaattctaaatgaatcacagacagtgtaaacagcaaagcacccccacaccataacacctcctcctccatgatttatggtgggaaccacacatgcagagatcctccgttcacccacaccgcatctcgcaaagacacggcggttggaaccaaaaatctccaatttggactccagaccaaaggacaaatttccaccagtctaatgtccattgctcgtgtttcttggcccgagcaagtctcttcttcttgatgttctttagtagtgttttctttgcagcaattcgaccatgaagtcctgattcacacagtctcctatgaacagttgatgttgagatgtgtctgttacttgaactctgtgaagcatttatttgggctgcaatttctgaggctggtaagtccaatgaacttatcctctgcagcagaggtaactctgggtcttccattcctgtggcggtcctcatgagagccagtttcatcatagcgcttgatggtttttgcgactgcacctgaagaaactttcaaagttctttacattttccgtattgactgatcttcatgtcttaaagtaatgatggactgtcgtttcactTTGCTTAATtgcgctgttcttgccataatatggacttggtcttttatcaaatagggctgtcttctgtataccccacctaccttgtcacaacacaactgattggctcaaacgcattaagaaggaaagaaattccacaaattaacttttaacaaggcacacctgttaattgaaatgcattccaggtgactacctcatgaagctggttgagagaatgccaagagtgtgcaaagctgtcatcaaggcaaagggtggctactttgaaaaatcttcaaatataaaatatatttggatttgtataacacttttttagttactacatgattccatatgtgttatttcatagtttttatgtcttcactattattctacaatgtagaaaatagtaaaaataaagaaaaacccttgaatgagtaggtgtgtccaaacttttgactggtagtgtacatattacacacacacacacacacacacactcacacacatacacttttacactcataatttgctgctgctactctgttctttattttactcttattattatctatcctgatgcctagtcactttaccctgccttcttgTACATATCTACCCCAAATACctcatacctctgcacattgatctggtattgatactccctgtatatagctccattcttgtgtattttattttgtgtgttactatttattaattgttttactctgcatcgttgggaagggctcatttgCAAGCATTTCATTTGATTTAACACACCTGGCACTTGATGCCAGCCTGGCTGCAGCCACAGTGGCGGGGGTCACAGTAGAAGCGGCAGTCGCAGCCACACTCCTCCCTGGAAAGCCTGATGGTCCGTAACTCAGCCTTCTCCCGGGCATCTATACGGGCGATGCCAGAGGCCCTGAGCAGTGCCCGACGCCGTTTGGTGGGCAGCGGCTGCAGGAAGAAGCAGTCGTccacctccaccccctctatgTCCAGGTCGTCGTCTGACACGTCCTCCAGGGTCAGCAGGTCGGCCTGGGCACACTCCACCGTACCGTTACGCGTCAgctagagaggaggggtggaagtTAGACGTATATGTTCCTCACTAAAACCTGAATATTAACTTAAGATATGATTGTGTAACTAGTGCAGAACAGGGATTCCCCTATTTAAACCTCAGGAGGTCCTTAAATTAAAACCATAACTTTCAGGTCTCTCTGAATGACCAATGCTTGACCTCACCTTTATTTTGCGAGCGTTGAGCTTCTCCTGGCGGAGGTGTTGGCGCAGGGCGTGGCGGTGACTGGTCTCCTGCTCGAGGACGAACTCTCCCAGTGTGTATCGACGGATGGAGCAGTGGTGGCGTGCCATGCCTAGGGAGCTGCCCCCCTGGCTGGGCACGCTGGTAAAGCCCTGCCGCCTGGGGAAGTAGTACACCGTCACCACATCGAACCGCACCTGCTTCCGGCCTGGAGAGGGCTTGTGCCGTCTTAGGATGGAGGTCgctggagagggaggtggaggaaagAGCGGGGAAGAGAAAGGGGTAAGAATGGGTGAACAGTTTCCATAGACTGGTTATTACCACAGATAATATAAGGGTTATTATAGAGTAATAATCCATCATACACTTTAAAACCAAGCCTATTTTTTGACGGACTTGAAATGGTCCTTTTATTTCACTAACGATCTGCCTAGAGTAGTCATGCATCAGTCTAATTGGTGAGAACCTTAGCCAACAAGTAATGCCGGTTGTACCGTACACTCTTAAAAATAAAGGTGCAAATTGGAACCAAATAAGGTTCTTGAGAGCGATCTGAAGAACCAAAAATGGtatggttctttgaagaaccatacaaAAATGCCAAACCAGAAATGTTTCGGGCCTCCAGAACAGGAATTGAAAAGCCCTGCTGTAAGGTTTTAAGCATTATTTGCATATTTCACGGGGTTCCTTTCGAGATAATTTTAGAGTTaccagtaccacccatgactgtgtttgctagtgacagagacatgtttgTTGCATTCATTCATTTTCTGTCCTGTGGcattcaccaagtgagatcctttGTGATCCTAAGTATGTTGTCATAAGGTAAATATTTTAACTCTGGCGGCAAGTCCCGTCTACCTTGGCAGCTGACGGCATTCACCGCCAGCCTCAACAGCATTTTACCGCCGTGCTCTCATTGAAAACAATGACACCCGGTTTGCCGTCTACCGTCTACCTCGTACCATCTAAACACAGCATAAGATACAGTATGAGACTACCTTaaacatctaaactggaacaaccatttcagtaacggtggcaataagtccaagtaacagattggaatagtttagaaaatgtatgttatttatatttgagtagcataagcTTTATTAATCAATTAAACAttgatattgaaacaaacaattctaaaaaactACTTGCATTAGAGCATGCTGAGAAATATGGCActgatgggcgtggttttggttcaactctggttattaacaccaacactggagTTATTTTACAacactgagtgttaatttaactctttacagtgttaatttaactcaTGAATCAACAATAGAAATTTTACATTGAAATATCAACACTAGTTAACACTGGGCAATTTGCTGTGTGCTATGAAAGGGACACATCTGCAGGCTTCcatacatttcaagaaccttttAGAATTCTGAAGAACTTTAGATGCCACGTCAAGAACCCTACACTCAAAGGTTCTTTATCAggcaagagttctccaaggaaccTTAAGAGCTGAGGAAGAACCATTTAAAAACTTTCAATTTTTTCAGTGTAGCTAAGCCCTTACGTGTTAGTGCAGTGCTGGAGGGGGGGTTGAGGCTATCACAGCTGTCAGCACTGTCACTGCTGGAGATTTCATCGTCCGAGTCCTTTGGTGTAGAGTATGGAGAGCCACTGTCCACCTCCTCAAATCTTCGCTTGAGGCTGAGAGACGAAACTGCCTCCATGGAAACTTGGTGTCTGAAGGtggagaatcagacaaattatgttcagagacagacagatggtcgGCAGTC
Encoded proteins:
- the LOC121546485 gene encoding cysteine/serine-rich nuclear protein 2 gives rise to the protein MEAVSSLSLKRRFEEVDSGSPYSTPKDSDDEISSSDSADSCDSLNPPSSTALTPTSILRRHKPSPGRKQVRFDVVTVYYFPRRQGFTSVPSQGGSSLGMARHHCSIRRYTLGEFVLEQETSHRHALRQHLRQEKLNARKIKLTRNGTVECAQADLLTLEDVSDDDLDIEGVEVDDCFFLQPLPTKRRRALLRASGIARIDAREKAELRTIRLSREECGCDCRFYCDPRHCGCSQAGIKCQVDRMSFPCGCSRDGCGNSAGRIEFNPLRVRTHYMHTIMKLDLEKRRLMGQKAGVGGEQYAESDLLSSPSSTRPPSPDLHLSTGAHGLDSELETEEREVQMVLEAQDLLTDQACLERENETAVLHLQSAEEQERMREEEEEEEAKRGRGGGGGLGEQALCLLPGALQGEMCGDTGVGVGVEGVPISLLQGPFPTGATLLCITENQEGDGEGEGDNPCGGLKDPASSLLYYQIGPMENETFHKSLPGQEEACVEREPGGGEQRGRDEDRGNTCGQDEAEFSPPVALCSENGMGAKELPCSPQQSSLEGQCQEEACLATEGELYPPLPPEV